The following are encoded in a window of Pseudomonas sp. St316 genomic DNA:
- a CDS encoding response regulator transcription factor — translation MQNTPVANSDDQKVPADDKRWNTHALIVDDDVPIRELLIDYLARFGIRASGVTDGAAMRQAMQAEHFDVVVLDLMLPGEDGLQLCRWLRAESDIPILMLTARCEPTDRIIGLELGADDYMAKPFEPRELVARIQTILRRVRDDRTEPRANIRFDNWRLNSVLRQLISADGLVVPLSNAEFRLLWVFIERPRRVLSREQLLDAARGRSIEAFDRSIDLLVSRLRQKLGDDPKAPQLIKTVRGEGYLFDARDVG, via the coding sequence ATGCAGAACACCCCTGTTGCAAATTCTGACGATCAAAAAGTGCCCGCCGATGACAAGCGTTGGAACACCCACGCGCTGATCGTCGATGACGATGTGCCGATCCGCGAGTTGCTGATCGATTACCTGGCCCGCTTCGGCATACGGGCCAGCGGCGTGACCGATGGCGCGGCCATGCGCCAGGCAATGCAGGCCGAGCACTTCGACGTGGTCGTGCTCGACCTGATGCTGCCGGGTGAAGATGGCTTGCAATTGTGCCGCTGGCTGCGCGCCGAATCGGACATCCCGATCCTGATGCTCACCGCCCGCTGCGAGCCCACCGACCGCATCATCGGCCTGGAGCTGGGCGCCGATGACTACATGGCCAAGCCGTTCGAACCCAGGGAGCTGGTAGCGCGTATCCAGACCATCCTGCGCCGGGTGCGCGACGACCGCACCGAGCCTCGGGCCAATATCCGTTTCGACAACTGGCGGCTCAACAGCGTACTGCGCCAACTGATCTCGGCCGACGGGCTGGTGGTGCCGCTGTCCAATGCCGAGTTCCGCCTGTTGTGGGTCTTCATCGAACGGCCGCGCCGGGTACTCAGCCGCGAACAACTGCTGGACGCCGCTCGCGGGCGCTCCATCGAGGCGTTCGACCGCAGCATCGACCTGCTTGTATCACGCCTGCGCCAGAAGCTGGGCGACGACCCCAAGGCCCCGCAACTGATCAAGACCGTGCGCGGTGAGGGCTACTTGTTCGACGCACGGGACGTCGGTTGA
- the pyrF gene encoding orotidine-5'-phosphate decarboxylase — MSACQTPIIVALDFPTRDAALKLADQLDPKLCRVKVGKELFTSCASEIVGTLRDKGFEVFLDLKFHDIPNTTAMAVKAAAQMGVWMVNVHCSGGLRMMAACREVLDQRSGPKPLLIGVTVLTSMEREDLAGIGLDVEPQTQVLRLAALAQKAGLDGLVCSALEAGALKAAHPSLQLVTPGIRPAGSVQDDQRRILTPRQALDAGSDYLVIGRPISQAADPAKALAAVVAELA, encoded by the coding sequence ATGTCCGCCTGCCAGACGCCCATTATCGTCGCCCTGGATTTCCCCACCCGTGACGCCGCCCTGAAGCTGGCCGACCAGTTGGACCCCAAGCTCTGCCGGGTCAAAGTCGGCAAGGAACTGTTCACCAGTTGTGCTTCGGAAATTGTCGGGACCCTGCGCGACAAGGGGTTCGAAGTGTTCCTGGACCTGAAGTTCCACGACATTCCCAACACCACCGCCATGGCCGTCAAGGCGGCTGCGCAGATGGGCGTGTGGATGGTCAACGTGCATTGCTCCGGTGGCCTGCGCATGATGGCGGCCTGCCGTGAAGTGCTGGATCAGCGCAGCGGCCCGAAACCGTTGCTGATCGGCGTGACCGTGCTGACCAGCATGGAGCGCGAGGACCTGGCCGGGATCGGCCTGGACGTCGAGCCCCAGACGCAGGTGCTGCGGTTGGCCGCGCTGGCGCAGAAGGCAGGCCTGGACGGTCTGGTTTGTTCGGCCTTGGAAGCTGGCGCCCTGAAGGCGGCTCACCCGTCGCTGCAACTGGTGACCCCGGGGATTCGTCCGGCGGGCAGCGTCCAGGACGACCAGCGTCGCATCCTGACCCCGCGTCAGGCGCTGGACGCCGGTTCCGATTACCTGGTGATCGGCCGTCCGATCAGCCAGGCCGCCGATCCGGCCAAGGCGCTGGCGGCGGTCGTGGCCGAGCTGGCCTGA
- a CDS encoding NADP-dependent oxidoreductase — protein MTAQTNRQFLLAKRPVGAATRETFTYQQVPVGEPAAGQILVKNEYLSLDPAMRGWMNEGKSYIPPVGIGEVMRALGVGQVMASNNPGFAVGDYVNGALGVQDYFLGEPRGFYKVDPKLAPLPRYLSALGMTGMTAYFALLDVGAPKAGETVVLSGAAGAVGSIAGQIAKIKGCRVVGIAGGADKCKFLVDELGFDGAIDYKNEDVHAGLKRECPKGVDVYFDNVGGDILDAVLSRLNLKARVVICGAISQYNNKDAVKGPANYLSLLVNRARMEGFVVMDYAAQFAAAGQEMAGWMAKGQLKSKEDIVEGLETFPETLTKLFSGENFGKLVLKV, from the coding sequence ATGACTGCCCAGACCAATCGCCAGTTCCTGCTCGCCAAACGCCCGGTAGGTGCGGCGACCCGCGAGACTTTCACCTATCAGCAAGTACCGGTCGGCGAACCGGCAGCCGGCCAGATCCTGGTGAAAAACGAATACCTGTCCCTGGACCCAGCCATGCGCGGCTGGATGAACGAGGGCAAGTCCTATATCCCGCCGGTCGGCATCGGCGAGGTGATGCGGGCATTGGGTGTCGGCCAGGTCATGGCCTCGAACAACCCGGGGTTCGCGGTCGGGGACTACGTAAACGGTGCGTTGGGGGTGCAGGATTATTTCCTTGGCGAGCCAAGAGGTTTCTACAAGGTCGACCCGAAACTGGCACCGCTGCCACGTTATTTGTCCGCGCTGGGCATGACGGGCATGACGGCCTATTTCGCCCTGCTGGACGTCGGCGCGCCCAAGGCTGGCGAGACTGTGGTGCTCTCCGGTGCCGCCGGTGCGGTGGGCAGCATCGCCGGGCAGATCGCCAAGATCAAAGGCTGTCGCGTGGTGGGCATCGCTGGCGGGGCCGACAAATGCAAGTTCCTGGTCGATGAACTGGGTTTCGACGGCGCCATCGACTACAAGAACGAAGACGTCCACGCCGGCCTCAAGCGCGAATGCCCCAAGGGCGTGGATGTGTATTTCGACAACGTCGGGGGCGACATCCTCGATGCCGTGCTCAGCCGCTTGAACCTCAAGGCCCGCGTGGTGATCTGCGGCGCTATCAGCCAGTACAACAACAAGGACGCAGTGAAGGGGCCCGCCAACTACCTGTCGCTGCTGGTCAACCGGGCGCGCATGGAAGGCTTCGTGGTCATGGATTATGCCGCGCAGTTCGCCGCCGCCGGGCAGGAAATGGCCGGCTGGATGGCCAAGGGGCAGCTCAAGAGCAAGGAAGACATTGTCGAAGGTCTGGAGACATTCCCCGAGACGTTGACCAAATTGTTCAGTGGGGAAAACTTCGGCAAGCTCGTCCTCAAGGTCTGA
- a CDS encoding SDR family oxidoreductase, whose product MSMTFSGQVAVVTGAAAGIGRATALAFAAEGLKVVVADLDVAGGEGTVQSIRDSGGEAVFVRCNVTLENDVQQLMDEVIKTYGRLDYAFNNAGIEIEKGKLADGTLDEFDAIMGVNVKGVWLCMKYQLPLLLAQGGGAIVNTASVAGLGAAPKMSIYAASKHAVIGLTKSAAIEYAKKKIRVNAVCPAVIDTDMFRRAYEADPKKGEFANAMHPVGRIGKVEEIASAVLYLCSDGAAFTTGHSLAVDGGVTAF is encoded by the coding sequence ATGAGCATGACGTTTTCCGGACAGGTCGCGGTGGTTACCGGTGCTGCCGCTGGCATCGGCCGGGCCACTGCCTTGGCGTTCGCGGCAGAGGGCCTGAAAGTGGTGGTGGCCGACCTGGACGTGGCGGGCGGCGAGGGCACGGTGCAGTCGATTCGTGATTCGGGCGGCGAAGCGGTGTTCGTGCGCTGCAACGTGACGCTGGAAAACGATGTGCAGCAGCTGATGGACGAGGTAATCAAGACCTACGGTCGTCTTGACTACGCCTTCAACAACGCCGGGATCGAGATCGAGAAGGGCAAGTTGGCCGACGGTACCCTTGATGAGTTCGACGCGATCATGGGGGTTAATGTGAAGGGCGTCTGGCTGTGCATGAAGTACCAGTTGCCATTGCTGCTGGCCCAGGGCGGCGGTGCGATCGTCAATACGGCCTCGGTGGCGGGCCTGGGCGCGGCGCCGAAGATGAGCATCTATGCAGCGTCCAAGCATGCCGTGATCGGCCTGACCAAATCGGCCGCCATCGAATACGCCAAGAAGAAAATCCGCGTGAATGCGGTTTGTCCGGCGGTGATCGACACCGACATGTTCCGTCGTGCCTATGAGGCGGACCCGAAAAAAGGTGAGTTCGCCAATGCCATGCACCCGGTAGGGCGTATTGGCAAAGTTGAGGAAATCGCCAGCGCCGTGCTGTATTTGTGCAGCGACGGCGCGGCCTTTACCACGGGTCATTCCCTGGCGGTGGATGGCGGCGTCACGGCGTTCTGA
- a CDS encoding PLP-dependent aminotransferase family protein yields MELRIDRQALVPVVQQIVDALIGWIRQDAVQPGTRLPSVRQLARDNLLSQSSVNEACERLVAQGLLASRHGSSFFVAPPSPEPEPTDHNREQDTFAAGGDSSQWELKLGCGGLPESWRESDDLGYAIRQVTRTDMAGLFNYSTSLGLPALREQLSRRLKQLNIEAGKDLILTTTGATHGLDLIVRTLLPPGSCVVVESPGYSSLFDLLRLHDIDMIELPRTPRGPDVDALQDLLAMHRPTALFVNSACHNPTGSSLAPAVAQRLLQLTKEHGVLVIEDDAYGDFQSSARTRLAALDPDVIYVGSFSKTLSSSLRVGFVVAGPSIIARLSEVKGITSMGGSRFCESVLACLLANGAYRKLVQRQRQRLGADMAVLLQVLEDADWEVFGKPAGGLFLWARPPLCDYAEVQRLAKRFGVLLSSRTAFSPSGADSDWLRINVAYARDPRALAFFRVAALDRPQVS; encoded by the coding sequence ATGGAGTTGAGAATCGACCGACAGGCCCTGGTGCCTGTCGTGCAGCAAATCGTTGACGCGCTGATCGGCTGGATCCGACAGGATGCGGTGCAACCGGGAACTCGGCTGCCATCTGTCCGCCAACTGGCGCGGGATAACCTGCTCAGCCAGTCCAGCGTCAATGAAGCGTGTGAACGTCTGGTCGCCCAAGGCCTGTTGGCGTCGCGCCATGGTTCCAGTTTTTTTGTCGCACCCCCTTCACCCGAACCCGAGCCCACCGATCATAATCGAGAGCAGGACACGTTCGCCGCCGGGGGCGACAGCTCGCAATGGGAATTGAAGCTGGGGTGTGGCGGGCTGCCCGAGAGCTGGCGTGAAAGCGATGACCTGGGCTATGCGATCCGTCAGGTCACTCGCACCGACATGGCAGGATTGTTCAACTACAGCACGTCGTTGGGGCTGCCCGCCCTGCGTGAACAACTGTCCAGGCGCCTGAAACAACTCAATATCGAGGCCGGTAAAGATCTGATCCTGACCACCACCGGGGCGACCCATGGGTTGGACCTGATCGTACGGACACTGTTGCCGCCGGGTTCCTGCGTGGTCGTGGAGAGCCCAGGCTATTCAAGCCTGTTCGACCTGCTCAGGTTGCACGACATCGACATGATCGAACTGCCCAGGACACCGCGCGGCCCGGACGTCGATGCGCTGCAAGACCTGCTGGCGATGCATCGGCCTACCGCGCTGTTCGTCAACAGCGCCTGCCATAACCCGACCGGCAGCAGCCTGGCTCCGGCCGTTGCCCAACGGCTGCTGCAATTGACGAAGGAACACGGCGTACTGGTGATCGAAGACGATGCCTATGGCGACTTCCAGAGCTCGGCCCGGACCCGGCTGGCGGCGCTGGATCCCGATGTGATCTACGTGGGCAGTTTCTCGAAAACCCTGAGCAGTTCGTTACGCGTCGGTTTCGTGGTGGCCGGGCCTTCCATCATCGCGCGGCTGAGCGAGGTCAAGGGCATTACCAGCATGGGTGGGTCGCGGTTTTGTGAGTCGGTGCTTGCCTGTCTCCTGGCCAATGGCGCCTATCGCAAGCTGGTCCAGCGCCAGCGCCAGCGTCTGGGCGCCGACATGGCGGTGTTGTTGCAGGTATTGGAGGACGCCGACTGGGAGGTCTTTGGTAAACCGGCCGGCGGGCTTTTCCTCTGGGCAAGACCGCCGTTGTGTGACTACGCTGAAGTGCAGCGTCTGGCCAAGCGCTTCGGCGTGCTGCTGTCTTCGCGTACAGCATTCAGCCCTTCGGGCGCCGACAGCGACTGGTTACGGATCAACGTGGCCTATGCTCGTGATCCCAGGGCGCTGGCGTTCTTCCGGGTCGCGGCTCTGGATCGACCTCAAGTATCCTGA
- a CDS encoding methyl-accepting chemotaxis protein yields MISAVQGRFANLGMAKKLGIGFVLVLLLTAVVAAIGVWSLQTISYRFDGLKQMSSLNSGLLKVRLLEQEYASRSDPKTADALRQGVDGLVAQADELKVQSAANVPVMNDVEQALAAYRKAFDEFVGLSQSKDLALEMASWSVSSVANNLDVLQAGLADDGAYTLKDSEGKEGAEFIEQANQVSEVSRLMLQAMNEARVRLDQSRKGSVEGAAEGSIEQAEQAMKQAEVLKTTVKDPGYQTVLNEVAGHIAGFNEQLAEYTGLLAKEKVVYQQLHERADQVVARVDQAFSAEDQAMQTELKKNSLLIIGSSALALLVGLIAAWVITRLIVTPLRSVIRVAQQIASGDLSATVEVTRRDEIGQLMQAMQQMGAGLSSIVSGLQAGIEQLANSAQSLSAVTEQTNLEVSSQKEETEQVATAMNQMTATVHDVARNAEEAAQAAQTADDKVESGQQVVRQSMVRIEQLADSATSASSSIESLSAEIQNIGTVLSVIKSVAEQTNLLALNAAIEAARAGEQGRGFAVVADEVRALARRTQQSTEEIERLVSALRSAAQASVQQIQSSGELVKMAVSDALQTESALGSIAAAVSLIQQMNQQIAAAAEQQSSVAEEINRSVTSIRASADQSSLAMRGNAASSIELAQLGVELKGMVGHFRL; encoded by the coding sequence ATGATTTCGGCCGTGCAAGGACGTTTTGCCAACCTGGGTATGGCAAAGAAACTGGGTATCGGATTTGTCCTGGTGCTGTTGCTGACCGCAGTGGTCGCGGCCATCGGCGTCTGGTCCCTGCAGACCATCAGCTATCGCTTCGATGGCCTGAAACAGATGTCCTCCCTCAACAGCGGGTTGCTCAAGGTCCGGCTGCTGGAGCAGGAATACGCCTCGCGCTCCGACCCCAAGACGGCCGATGCCCTGCGCCAGGGCGTCGATGGGCTGGTGGCCCAGGCGGACGAACTCAAGGTGCAGTCGGCTGCCAACGTGCCGGTGATGAACGACGTGGAGCAGGCGCTGGCGGCGTATCGCAAGGCGTTCGACGAATTTGTCGGGTTGAGCCAGAGCAAGGACCTAGCGCTGGAAATGGCCAGTTGGTCGGTGTCCAGCGTCGCCAATAACCTGGATGTGTTGCAGGCCGGGCTGGCGGATGACGGCGCCTATACCTTGAAAGATTCCGAGGGCAAGGAGGGGGCCGAGTTCATCGAGCAGGCCAATCAGGTCAGCGAAGTATCCCGCTTGATGTTGCAGGCCATGAACGAAGCGCGGGTCCGCCTGGACCAGAGCCGCAAAGGCAGTGTCGAGGGCGCCGCAGAAGGCAGCATCGAACAGGCCGAGCAGGCGATGAAACAGGCCGAAGTGCTCAAGACCACCGTCAAGGACCCGGGTTACCAGACCGTGCTCAATGAAGTGGCCGGGCATATCGCCGGGTTCAATGAACAACTGGCCGAATACACCGGCCTGCTGGCGAAGGAAAAAGTCGTCTACCAACAACTGCACGAACGGGCCGATCAAGTGGTGGCGCGGGTTGACCAGGCCTTCAGTGCCGAAGACCAGGCCATGCAGACCGAACTGAAGAAAAACTCGCTGCTGATCATCGGTTCGTCGGCCTTGGCGTTGCTGGTGGGATTGATCGCGGCATGGGTCATAACCCGGTTGATCGTGACACCGCTGCGCAGTGTCATTCGCGTGGCCCAGCAGATTGCGTCGGGTGACTTGAGCGCCACGGTCGAAGTGACGCGCCGGGACGAAATCGGTCAGTTGATGCAGGCGATGCAACAGATGGGCGCGGGGCTGAGCAGTATCGTCAGCGGCCTGCAGGCCGGTATCGAGCAGTTGGCCAATTCGGCCCAATCGTTGTCGGCCGTGACTGAACAGACCAACCTGGAAGTCAGCAGCCAGAAAGAGGAAACCGAGCAGGTCGCCACGGCGATGAACCAGATGACGGCGACTGTGCATGATGTGGCACGTAACGCCGAAGAAGCCGCACAAGCGGCCCAGACTGCCGACGACAAGGTCGAAAGCGGCCAGCAGGTGGTGCGTCAGAGCATGGTGCGCATCGAGCAGCTGGCCGATTCGGCCACGTCGGCCAGTTCCAGCATCGAAAGCCTCAGCGCCGAGATCCAGAACATCGGCACGGTGCTGAGTGTGATCAAGAGCGTGGCCGAGCAAACCAACCTGTTGGCACTCAATGCCGCTATCGAGGCGGCCAGGGCCGGGGAGCAGGGCCGGGGCTTTGCGGTCGTGGCCGATGAGGTACGGGCGTTGGCCAGGCGCACGCAACAGTCCACCGAGGAAATCGAGCGATTGGTGAGCGCCTTGCGTTCAGCGGCCCAGGCTTCCGTGCAGCAGATCCAGAGCAGCGGCGAGTTGGTGAAGATGGCGGTCAGCGATGCACTGCAGACCGAAAGCGCCTTGGGCAGTATTGCGGCGGCGGTATCGCTGATCCAGCAGATGAACCAACAGATCGCGGCGGCGGCCGAGCAGCAGAGTTCGGTGGCCGAGGAGATCAATCGCAGTGTCACCAGCATTCGCGCCAGCGCCGATCAGTCGTCCCTGGCAATGCGCGGCAATGCCGCTTCCAGCATCGAGCTGGCGCAGTTGGGGGTTGAGCTGAAAGGGATGGTGGGGCATTTCAGGTTGTGA